The following proteins come from a genomic window of Amaranthus tricolor cultivar Red isolate AtriRed21 chromosome 14, ASM2621246v1, whole genome shotgun sequence:
- the LOC130799358 gene encoding uncharacterized mitochondrial protein AtMg00810-like, with translation MTHLLTPSNPPATPTQPSQPPISSYPLTASAASNTSLFIYRLSSEVAYLLLYFDDIIHTASSEPLRKSIKSRVSSEFAMKDLGPLHYFLCIAVSHISSCIFLSQKKYAVDILEQAGMSDCKLAPTPADTSGKLSAHFGPPHENPTLYRCSAGALQYLTFAHPNISYVVQQIPLVARCD, from the coding sequence ATGACCCACCTCTTGACTCCATCCAATCCACCAGCAACACCCACCCAGCCTTCCCAGCCGCCTATTTCATCCTATCCCCTTACTGCGTCAGCCGCATCTAACACCTCTTTGTTTATTTATCGTCTTAGTTCTGAAGTGGCTTATCTTTTGCTATATTTTGACGATATTATACACACAGCTTCTTCTGAGCCTCTTCGCAAGTCTATCAAGTCTCGCGTAAGCTCTGAATTTGCTATGAAGGATCTTGGTcctcttcattattttttgtgCATTGCTGTTTCTCATATTTCTTCGTGTATTTTCTTGTCTCAAAAGAAGTATGCAGTTGATATTCTTGAACAAGCTGGTATGTCTGATTGCAAACTTGCTCCCACTCCTGCTGATACCTCTGGGAAATTAAGTGCGCACTTTGGACCTCCTCATGAAAATCCCACATTATATCGCTGTTCAGCTGGTGCTCTTCAGTATCTTACCTTCGCTCATCCGAATATTTCTTATGTTGTTCAACAG